One genomic window of Punica granatum isolate Tunisia-2019 chromosome 1, ASM765513v2, whole genome shotgun sequence includes the following:
- the LOC116199073 gene encoding signal recognition particle 54 kDa protein 2 translates to MVLAELGGRISRAIQQMSDATIIDEKVLNECLNEITRALLSADVQFQLVRDMQKNIKAIVNLEDLAAGHNKRKIIQRAIFNELCKMLDPGKPSFTPKKGKPSIIMFVGLQGSGKTTTCTKYAYYHQKKGWKPALVCADTFRAGAFDQLKQNATKAKIPFYGSYTESDPVKIAVEGVETFKKENCDLIIVDTSGRHKQEASLFEEMRQVSEATKPDLVIFVMDSSIGQAAFDQAQAFKQSVPVGAVIVTKMDGHAKGGGALSAVAATKSPVIFIGTGEHMDEFEVFDVKPFVSRLLGMGDWTGFMDKIHEVVPMDQQPELLQKLSEGNFTLRIMYEQFQNILKMGPIGQVFSMLPGFSQELMPKGREKESQAKIKRYMTMMDSMTNEELDSTNPKLMNESRIMRIARGSGRQVREVMEMMEEYKRLAKIWSKMKGLKIPTRGDMNMRSRNMNAQHMSKVLPPQMLKQIGGMGGLQNLMKQMGSAKDMMGMFGGGES, encoded by the exons ATGGTGTTGGCCGAGTTAGGAGGGAGAATCTCCCGCGCGATACAGCAGATGAGCGATGCCACAATCATCGACGAGAAGGTCCTCAATGAGTGCCTCAACGAGATCACCCGCGCCCTCCTCAGCGCCGATGTGCAGTTCCAGCTCGTCCGCGATATGCAGAAAAACATCAAGGCCATCGTCAATCTTGAGGATCTCGCTGCCGGCCACAACAAGCGCAAGATTATCCAGCGA GCTATATTCAATGAGCTTTGCAAGATGTTGGATCCCGGGAAGCCTTCTTTTACTccaaaaaagggaaaaccGAGCATCATCATGTTTGTTGGTTTACAAG GGTCTGGTAAGACTACAACATGTACCAAGTATGCATATTATCATCAGAAGAAAGGATGGAAGCCAGCCCTTGTTTGTGCTGATACTTTCAGAGCTGGTGCTTTTGATCAGTTAAAGCAGAACGCCACCAAAGCTAAAATTCCATTCTATGGAAG TTATACAGAATCAGATCCCGTAAAAATTGCTGTAGAAGGTGTGGAGACATTCAAGAAGGAAAACTGTGACCTCATTATAGTGGATACTAGTGGGCGTCATAAACAGGAGGCTTCCCTTTTCGAAGAAATGCGGCAAGTTTCTGAAGCAACG AAACCAGATCTTGTAATATTTGTTATGGATAGTAGTATCGGGCAAGCTGCATTTGATCAAGCCCAGGCATTCAAGCAGAGTGTTCCTGTTGGAGCTGTTATTGTTACAAAAATGGATGGTCATGCAAAGGGAGGTGGTGCTCTTAGCGC TGTTGCAGCAACAAAAAGTCCAGTCATCTTTATAGGTACTGGTGAGCATATGGACGAATTTGAAGTCTTTGATGTTAAACCTTTTGTCAGCCGTCTTTTAG gTATGGGCGACTGGACTGGATTTATGGACAAAATCCATGAAGTGGTTCCCATGGATCAACAGCCAGAGCTTCTACAAAAGCTCTCAGAAGGGAACTTTACGCTGAGGATTATGTATGAGCAGTTCCAAAATATACTTAAAATGGGTCCAATTGGCCAG GTCTTCTCCATGCTCCCGGGATTCAGTCAAGAGTTGATGCCGAAGGGTCGGGAGAAAGAAAGCCAGGCAAAAATCAAGCGTTACATGACTATGATGGACTCAATGACAAATGAAG AGCTAGACAGTACAAACCCTAAGTTAATGAATGAGTCGAGGATAATGAGAATTGCCAGAGGATCAGGTCGGCAGGTCAGAGAGGTGATGGAGATGATGGAAGAATACAAAAGGCTTGCCAAGATCTGGAGCAAGATGAAGGGCCTTAAGATCCCGACCCGTGGTGATATGAATATGCGGTCTCGGAACATGAACGCCCAACACATGAGCAAAGTCCTCCCACCTCAGATGCTGAAGCAGATTGGAGGAATGGGAGGCTTACAGAACTTGATGAAGCAGATGGGATCTGCTAAGGACATGATGGGAATGTTTGGAGGCGGAGAATCGTGA
- the LOC116199058 gene encoding uncharacterized protein LOC116199058 isoform X2 — MCLSIHVLEQMMHSHFCPFLILKYHPDVNKQPGATEKFKEISAAYEVLSDDKKRALYDQYGEAGVKSTVGGASSAYTTNPFDLFETFFGPSMGGFPGMDTTGFRTRRRSTVTKGEDLRYDMTLEFSEAIFGSEKEFELSHLETCQICSGTGAKIGSKMRICSTCGGRGQVMRTEQTPFGMFSQVSVCPTCGGDGEVISEYCRKCSGEGRVRVKKDIKVKIPPGVSKGSILRVAGEGDAGPRGGPPGDLYVYLDVVEIPEIQRDGINLSSTVSVSYLDAILGTVLKVKTVEGTTDLQVPAGTQPGDVLVLAKKGAPKLNKPSIRGDHLFTIKVTIPKRVSTNERELLEELAVLSGSSSSRSRIRPRSQPTNKATTIGTPLEADVEKTEEESETQSDDWLKKLTNFAGSVANGALKWIKDNL, encoded by the exons ATGTGTCTCTCTATTCATGTATTGGAGCAAATGATGCATTCTCACTTCTGTCCGTTCCTTATTCTTAAGTACCACCCCGATGTAAACAAACAACCTGGAGCAACTGAAAAGTTTAAGGAGATCAGTGCTGCATATGAG GTGCTATCTGATGATAAAAAGCGGGCTCTATATGATCAATATGGTGAAGCCGGAGTCAAGAGTACTGTTGGTGGAGCATCAAGTGCTTATACG ACAAATCCTTTTGATTTATTTGAAACATTCTTTGGGCCGAGTATGGGCGGTTTTCCTGGGATGGACACAACTGGGTTTAGGACACGGCGTCGTAGTACTGTTACAAAGGGAGAAGATCTACG ATATGACATGACTCTAGAGTTTTCTGAGGCTATATTTGGATCGGAAAAAGAATTTGAGCTCTCCCATTTGGAAACCTGTCAAATCTGCTCTGGTACTGGAGCTAAAATTGGCTCCAAGATGAGGATTTGCTCAACATGTGGAGGCCGAGGACAGGTTATGCGTACAGAGCAGACTCCCTTTGGCATGTTTTCCCAG GTTTCTGTTTGCCCAACCTGTGGTGGAGATGGTGAGGTGATATCAGAATACTGTCGAAAATGCTCTGGTGAAGGGCGTGTCCGTGTTAAGAAGGACATAAAAGTCAAAATTCCTCCAGGAGTCAGCAAAGGAAGTATTCTCCGGGTTGCTGGAGAAGGTGATGCGGGACCAAGAGG agGTCCTCCCGGCGATCTTTATGTATATCTTGATGTTGTAGAGATACCCGAGATACAAAGAGATGGCATAAATCTCAGTTCAACAGTCTCTGTTAGTTATCTTGATGCAATATTAGGAACTGTTCTAAAG GTGAAAACTGTTGAAGGAACGACTGACCTTCAAGTTCCCGCCGGTACACAACCTGGGGATGTGCTTGTACTGGCTAAAAAAGGTGCACCAAAACTGAATAAGCCATCGATACGTGGGGACCACTTATTCACGATTAAAGTTACCATCCCGAAACGTGTAAG CACAAATGAACGGGAATTGCTTGAAGAATTAGCCGTGTTAAGTGGTTCTAGTAGCAGCAGATCGCGAATTAGGCCTAGATCTCAACCAACTAATAAAG CCACAACTATAGGGACTCCATTGGAAGCTGATGTGGAGAAAACTGAAGAAGAATCAGAGACCCAGAGCGATGATTGGTTGAAAAAGTTGACCAATTTTGCCGg GTCTGTTGCAAATGGAGCTCTCAAATGGATAAAAGACAACCTGTAG